A single genomic interval of Nostoc commune NIES-4072 harbors:
- the sppA gene encoding signal peptide peptidase SppA, with product MIWPFKPKFRKQIARIEITGAIAGATRKRVLEALKTVEEKKFPALLLRIDSPGGTVGDSQEIYSALKRLREKIKIVASFGNISASGGVYIGMGAEHIVANPGTITGSIGVILRGNNLERLLEKIGVSFQVIKSGPYKDILSFDRQLTQPEENILQELIDTSYQQFVQTVADGRSLTVEAVKSFADGRIFTGQQALELGVVDRLGTEEDARRWTAELVGLDPEKTLCYTLEERKPLLNRLLPGSRQVSSGIRSGIDWLEFEMSTSGLPLWLYRP from the coding sequence ATGATTTGGCCGTTTAAGCCCAAGTTTAGAAAACAAATTGCGCGGATTGAAATTACTGGTGCGATCGCCGGTGCTACCCGCAAACGCGTCCTAGAAGCCTTAAAAACTGTAGAAGAAAAAAAATTTCCGGCATTATTGCTCCGTATCGATAGCCCTGGCGGTACAGTCGGAGATTCCCAAGAAATCTACAGCGCTCTAAAGCGTCTGCGCGAAAAAATTAAAATCGTCGCTAGCTTTGGCAATATCTCGGCTTCTGGAGGAGTCTACATCGGCATGGGAGCCGAACACATCGTAGCCAACCCAGGTACGATTACGGGTAGTATTGGTGTGATTTTGCGTGGAAATAACTTGGAACGCTTGCTAGAAAAAATTGGTGTTTCCTTCCAGGTAATTAAGTCTGGCCCTTACAAAGACATATTGTCTTTTGATCGGCAACTGACTCAACCAGAAGAGAATATCCTGCAAGAGTTGATTGACACAAGTTATCAGCAGTTTGTCCAAACGGTAGCTGATGGACGTTCTTTAACAGTAGAAGCTGTGAAAAGTTTCGCTGATGGCCGGATTTTTACTGGACAGCAAGCCCTAGAGTTAGGTGTTGTAGATCGCCTGGGTACAGAAGAAGATGCCCGTCGCTGGACAGCAGAACTAGTGGGACTTGATCCAGAAAAAACTCTCTGCTATACCCTAGAAGAACGTAAACCTTTATTAAATCGCCTTCTACCAGGAAGTCGTCAAGTTTCATCAGGAATTCGATCTGGAATTGATTGGCTCGAATTTGAAATGTCTACTAGTGGTTTACCGTTGTGGTTATATCGACCCTAA
- the aroH gene encoding chorismate mutase, whose product MRAIRGATTVSENTVEAMREVVTELLDELENRNQFQPSDMISVTFSVTRDLDAIFPAAIARSRPGWDNVAMLDVQQMHVEGSLQRCIRFLIHAYLPASASVHHIYLRNAASLRPDWSLPQSLQTSQPAVKSKV is encoded by the coding sequence ATGCGGGCTATTCGCGGAGCAACAACCGTTTCAGAAAATACCGTAGAGGCAATGCGAGAGGTAGTAACAGAACTTCTAGATGAACTAGAAAATCGAAATCAATTCCAGCCAAGTGACATGATTAGTGTGACTTTCTCTGTTACACGCGATTTGGATGCGATTTTTCCAGCTGCGATCGCTAGATCGCGTCCTGGTTGGGATAATGTGGCCATGTTGGATGTGCAGCAAATGCACGTCGAAGGCAGCTTACAGCGCTGCATTCGGTTCTTAATCCACGCTTATCTGCCAGCCTCCGCCTCGGTTCATCATATTTATTTACGCAATGCTGCTAGCTTGCGTCCCGACTGGAGTTTACCCCAGTCTTTACAAACATCACAGCCAGCAGTTAAGTCAAAAGTATAA
- a CDS encoding opioid growth factor receptor-related protein has translation MNHQKQLSAMLVPFYLGEQRDSEGRTIQEMWTWDFEELECIHNYIQWLFPLSERSAFNRDAPIVDEKVIQAFQSNPHLRQNLLRSFTVMLKFYGLQRHQSNDGKIIVSQSEDYPNRKVEWVCISDHNYLRITRILKCLITFGLENEAQAFYECLQQIYREDSDRIGSETFQYWTIAVKPKAKM, from the coding sequence ATGAATCATCAAAAACAGCTCAGTGCAATGCTTGTTCCATTCTACTTAGGGGAGCAACGAGATTCAGAAGGTCGCACAATTCAAGAGATGTGGACTTGGGATTTTGAAGAATTGGAGTGCATCCACAATTACATTCAGTGGTTGTTCCCTTTGTCTGAGCGAAGTGCATTCAATCGTGATGCACCCATTGTTGATGAGAAAGTAATTCAAGCATTTCAAAGCAACCCACACCTACGTCAAAATTTGCTGCGTTCCTTCACAGTCATGCTTAAATTTTATGGGTTGCAACGCCACCAGAGTAATGACGGAAAAATAATTGTCAGCCAGTCAGAAGACTATCCGAATCGTAAAGTGGAATGGGTCTGTATATCTGACCACAATTATCTTCGGATCACCCGTATATTAAAGTGTTTAATAACATTTGGATTGGAGAATGAAGCCCAAGCATTTTATGAATGCTTGCAGCAAATCTACCGTGAGGATAGCGATCGCATTGGAAGTGAAACATTTCAGTATTGGACAATTGCAGTCAAGCCCAAGGCGAAAATGTAA
- a CDS encoding DUF433 domain-containing protein, which translates to MTSTSRVVHSDPDILGGTPVFVGTRVPIKTLLDYLEAGDSLDEFLDHFPSVSREQAIATLELAKEMLTAYANST; encoded by the coding sequence ATGACATCTACATCGCGTGTTGTTCATAGCGACCCCGATATATTGGGGGGAACCCCCGTTTTTGTTGGTACTCGTGTGCCGATAAAAACTTTACTCGATTATCTAGAAGCGGGTGACTCACTGGATGAATTTTTAGATCACTTTCCCAGTGTCAGCCGTGAGCAAGCAATCGCCACTCTCGAATTAGCGAAGGAAATGCTAACGGCCTATGCGAATTCTACTTGA
- a CDS encoding DUF5615 family PIN-like protein: MRILLDECVPRPLRRELTDYEVRTVVEMGWSGKKNGELLQLMKQESFTILLTTDQNLRYQQNLQHAGVAVVVLVASSNRLPDLLPLIPSVCNVLATIAPGVFVEIRDF, encoded by the coding sequence ATGCGAATTCTACTTGATGAGTGTGTTCCACGACCCTTAAGGCGTGAACTCACTGATTATGAGGTACGCACAGTTGTGGAAATGGGATGGTCAGGCAAAAAGAATGGCGAACTGTTGCAATTGATGAAGCAGGAGAGTTTCACGATTCTTCTCACAACAGACCAAAACTTACGATATCAGCAAAACTTGCAACACGCTGGAGTTGCGGTCGTTGTTCTAGTAGCATCTAGTAATCGCCTACCTGATTTGCTTCCATTGATACCCAGTGTTTGTAATGTCCTAGCAACGATCGCTCCGGGTGTGTTTGTTGAAATCAGAGATTTTTGA
- the crtR gene encoding beta-carotene hydroxylase: MIASEAQKPLTIPPKEFLAPPGDFNPTLLLFLVAVAMLVLSNFGYWLWEWPHWLCFSVNTIALHCAGTVIHDACHQSAHRNRVMNAMLGHGSALMLAFAFPVFTRVHLQHHGHVNHPEDDPDHYVSTGGPLWLIAVRFLYHEVFFFQRRLWRKYELLEWFISRLIVGVIVYISVQYHFLGYILNFWFIPAFVVGIALGLFFDYLPHRPFAERDRWKNARVYPNQVLNILIMGQNYHLIHHLWPSIPWYNYQPAYYVMKPLLDEKGCYQTSGLLQKKDFFEFVYDIFLGIRFHHQKE, encoded by the coding sequence ATGATCGCATCGGAGGCACAAAAGCCACTGACAATCCCGCCAAAGGAATTTTTAGCGCCTCCTGGTGATTTTAATCCCACGCTACTGCTGTTTTTGGTAGCTGTAGCAATGCTGGTGTTATCTAACTTTGGTTACTGGCTTTGGGAATGGCCGCACTGGCTATGCTTTAGCGTTAACACTATTGCTTTGCATTGTGCTGGGACGGTAATTCATGATGCTTGTCACCAATCTGCCCATCGTAACCGGGTGATGAATGCGATGTTAGGGCATGGCAGTGCATTGATGCTAGCTTTTGCTTTTCCAGTGTTTACGCGGGTGCATTTACAGCATCATGGACATGTCAATCATCCTGAAGACGACCCAGATCATTATGTCTCTACGGGCGGCCCACTATGGCTGATTGCGGTACGGTTTTTGTACCATGAGGTATTTTTCTTTCAACGGCGACTGTGGCGGAAATATGAGCTATTGGAATGGTTCATCAGCCGCTTAATTGTCGGTGTAATAGTTTATATATCAGTGCAATACCACTTTTTGGGTTATATTTTGAACTTTTGGTTTATACCCGCTTTTGTGGTGGGGATAGCACTGGGATTATTTTTTGATTATTTACCGCATCGTCCTTTTGCAGAGCGCGATCGCTGGAAAAATGCTCGCGTCTACCCGAACCAAGTTCTCAATATTCTGATTATGGGACAGAATTACCACCTAATTCATCATTTGTGGCCTTCTATTCCTTGGTATAATTATCAGCCTGCATACTATGTCATGAAGCCCCTGTTAGATGAAAAAGGTTGTTATCAAACTTCAGGATTGTTGCAGAAAAAGGACTTTTTTGAGTTTGTTTATGACATCTTTTTAGGAATTCGGTTTCATCATCAAAAAGAATAG
- the pyk gene encoding pyruvate kinase, with protein sequence MQLRDSLRRTKIVATIGPATSSPEMLKAIIEAGATTLRLNFSHGTHADHQRSIRLIRQTAFELNQPVAILQDLQGPKIRLGKFDNGSIVLAKGDRFTLTNRPVIGTQEISCVTYDYLAEEVPVGAKILLDDGRVEMVVQEINRDKGDLHCQITVPGKLSNNKGVNFPGVYLSIKAMTDKDREDLMFGLDQGVDWVALSFVRNPQDMIEIKELISSTGKQVPVVAKIEKHEAIEQMEAVLALCDGVMVARGDLGVELPAEDVPVLQKRLIATANRLGIPIITATQMLDSMVSNPRPTRAEVSDVANAILDGTDAVMLSNETAVGSFPVEAVATMARIAERMEQEEAQHLNLRSSKDARRSIPNAISQAVGQIAEQLGAAAIMTLTQTGATARNVSKFRPRTPILAVTPHVNVARQLQMVWGVKPLLVLGLPSTGQTFQAAINVAQELQLLSQGDLVVMTAGTLQGISGSTDLIKVEVVTAVLGYGIGLGQGSVSGRARVANTGMDVSNFNPGDILVAPRTSADFVEAIRKAAGIITEEESLTSHAAVIGLRLGVPVIVGVKHATQAIRDGAIITLDLQRGLIYSGAVRTA encoded by the coding sequence ATGCAATTAAGAGATTCTCTACGCCGGACAAAAATTGTCGCTACTATTGGCCCCGCCACTAGCAGTCCTGAAATGCTCAAGGCGATTATTGAAGCGGGAGCCACGACGCTACGGCTAAACTTCTCCCACGGAACTCATGCCGACCATCAGCGTAGTATTCGCTTAATTCGGCAAACCGCTTTTGAACTAAATCAACCAGTGGCTATTCTGCAAGACTTGCAGGGCCCAAAAATTCGCTTGGGGAAATTTGACAACGGGTCTATAGTTTTGGCAAAAGGCGATCGCTTCACCTTGACAAATCGTCCAGTTATAGGTACGCAAGAAATTAGTTGCGTTACTTACGATTATTTAGCCGAAGAAGTCCCAGTTGGTGCAAAAATCCTGCTTGATGATGGACGAGTAGAAATGGTTGTGCAGGAGATTAATCGGGACAAAGGTGATTTGCATTGTCAGATCACCGTGCCTGGAAAACTTTCTAACAACAAAGGCGTAAACTTTCCCGGCGTTTACCTTTCAATTAAAGCAATGACCGACAAAGACCGAGAGGATCTGATGTTTGGTCTAGATCAAGGTGTAGATTGGGTGGCACTTTCCTTTGTCCGCAATCCGCAGGACATGATCGAAATTAAAGAACTAATTTCCAGTACAGGCAAGCAAGTGCCAGTGGTTGCCAAAATTGAAAAGCACGAAGCCATTGAACAAATGGAGGCGGTTCTGGCTTTGTGTGATGGCGTAATGGTTGCCAGAGGTGATTTAGGGGTGGAATTGCCAGCAGAGGATGTTCCGGTACTCCAAAAGCGGCTAATTGCTACAGCAAATCGCTTGGGAATTCCGATCATTACCGCCACCCAGATGTTAGACAGCATGGTGAGCAATCCCCGTCCCACTCGCGCTGAAGTATCGGATGTGGCTAATGCAATTTTAGACGGCACGGACGCGGTAATGCTCTCCAATGAAACTGCTGTGGGTAGTTTCCCAGTAGAAGCAGTGGCAACGATGGCACGAATTGCCGAGCGGATGGAGCAGGAGGAAGCTCAACACTTAAACTTACGTTCTTCAAAAGATGCGCGACGCTCCATTCCTAATGCTATTAGTCAAGCTGTGGGTCAAATTGCCGAACAACTAGGCGCAGCAGCAATCATGACCCTAACGCAAACGGGGGCAACAGCTCGCAATGTCTCTAAGTTTCGTCCTCGTACACCGATTTTGGCAGTAACACCCCATGTAAATGTGGCGCGGCAGCTACAAATGGTCTGGGGAGTAAAACCCCTGTTGGTGCTAGGATTACCTTCCACCGGTCAGACATTTCAAGCTGCGATTAACGTGGCTCAGGAACTTCAGTTACTGTCCCAGGGAGATTTAGTAGTGATGACGGCTGGCACACTCCAGGGAATTTCTGGCTCTACAGATTTGATTAAGGTAGAGGTGGTAACGGCAGTACTAGGTTACGGAATTGGACTAGGACAAGGTTCAGTTAGTGGTCGCGCACGGGTAGCTAATACTGGTATGGATGTGAGTAACTTTAATCCTGGAGACATATTAGTTGCACCTCGCACTAGTGCCGATTTCGTCGAGGCAATTCGTAAAGCTGCCGGGATTATTACTGAAGAGGAAAGTCTCACAAGTCACGCAGCAGTCATTGGCTTGCGTCTTGGTGTGCCAGTGATTGTCGGTGTGAAACACGCAACGCAGGCGATTCGGGATGGGGCGATTATAACCCTGGATCTGCAACGGGGTTTGATTTACTCAGGGGCAGTGAGAACGGCTTAG
- a CDS encoding M61 family metallopeptidase, giving the protein MTEATATRLNTHVQGSRPTIHYLVAMSQPETHLFEVTLRLVDYQSPILDLKLPVWTPGSYLVREYAKNLQDFGAFAEGKLLPWRKISKNHWQVDKKGVSELTVRYRIFANELSVRTNHLDATHGYFNGAALFFRITGWENQPIRVTIVPPRPEWQVTTALPPIGEETNTFLAGDFDTLVDTPFEIGRHQLYNFEVLGKPHELAIWGQGNFQAQQMIADIQKIIQVEAQMFGGLPYQRYVFLLHLFSQAFGGLEHKDSCSLIYQRFGFRAQDKYNRFIQLVAHEFFHLWNVKRIRPKALEVFDYDQENYTPSLWFCEGTTSYYDLLIPLRAGIYDVQWYLNNLGKEITRYEMTPGRKVQPVSESSFDAWIKLYRPDANSGNSQISYYLKGEMVSLLLDLLIRSTHDNQSSLDDVMLKMWQQFGKDEIGYTPEQLQEVIESVAGIDLTDFFKRYIDGTEDLPLNQYLEPFGLQLVADQQEEPYLGVRINTENGREIIKFVEAGSPAQAGGIDAGDELLAIDRIKVTVGGLSDRLKDYQPNDKIEVAVFHQDELRTYSIILASPHPTRYQVKPVENPNSTQQQNFAGWLGVAIATVS; this is encoded by the coding sequence ATGACTGAAGCAACAGCAACTCGTCTCAATACTCACGTCCAGGGAAGCAGGCCAACGATTCATTACCTGGTGGCAATGTCCCAACCAGAAACCCATCTGTTTGAAGTGACTTTACGCCTTGTGGATTACCAGTCGCCGATTCTCGATTTAAAACTACCGGTGTGGACACCCGGTTCCTACTTAGTCCGAGAATACGCCAAGAATTTACAGGATTTTGGGGCTTTTGCAGAGGGTAAGCTTTTACCTTGGCGGAAGATCAGTAAAAATCACTGGCAGGTAGATAAAAAGGGTGTTTCAGAACTAACTGTACGTTACCGTATTTTTGCGAATGAGCTATCGGTACGGACAAATCACTTAGATGCTACGCACGGTTATTTCAACGGTGCGGCACTATTCTTTAGAATAACGGGCTGGGAGAACCAACCTATTCGCGTCACCATCGTACCACCACGTCCGGAATGGCAGGTAACTACTGCCTTGCCACCTATTGGTGAGGAAACAAATACTTTCTTAGCTGGCGATTTTGATACTCTTGTTGATACTCCTTTTGAGATTGGTCGCCACCAATTGTATAATTTTGAGGTTTTGGGAAAACCCCATGAACTGGCAATCTGGGGGCAAGGAAATTTCCAAGCCCAGCAGATGATTGCTGATATTCAAAAAATTATTCAGGTAGAAGCACAGATGTTTGGCGGTTTGCCATATCAACGATACGTGTTTCTACTACATTTATTTAGCCAAGCTTTTGGCGGTTTGGAGCATAAGGACTCTTGCTCTTTAATTTACCAGCGTTTTGGATTTCGCGCTCAAGATAAGTACAATCGCTTTATCCAATTGGTAGCACATGAATTCTTTCACTTGTGGAATGTCAAGCGAATTCGCCCAAAAGCATTAGAGGTTTTTGATTACGACCAAGAAAATTACACACCATCATTATGGTTTTGTGAAGGCACTACTAGTTACTATGACTTGTTAATTCCTTTGCGGGCAGGAATTTATGATGTTCAATGGTATTTGAATAATTTGGGTAAAGAAATTACTAGATATGAAATGACACCGGGACGCAAGGTACAACCCGTTTCTGAGTCGAGTTTTGATGCCTGGATAAAACTCTACCGCCCGGATGCCAATAGCGGTAATTCCCAAATCTCCTACTATTTAAAGGGAGAAATGGTATCGTTGTTGCTAGATTTACTGATTCGCTCTACTCACGACAATCAAAGCTCCCTCGATGATGTGATGCTGAAAATGTGGCAGCAATTTGGGAAAGATGAAATTGGGTATACTCCAGAACAGTTGCAGGAAGTTATAGAATCTGTAGCTGGAATTGATTTGACTGATTTCTTTAAACGCTACATTGATGGCACTGAGGATTTACCCTTGAATCAGTATTTAGAACCTTTTGGCTTGCAGTTGGTTGCTGATCAGCAGGAAGAACCTTACTTAGGCGTGAGGATAAATACAGAGAATGGGCGGGAGATAATTAAATTTGTGGAGGCGGGTTCACCTGCACAAGCAGGGGGAATTGATGCAGGTGATGAATTACTAGCAATTGATAGGATTAAGGTAACAGTCGGTGGCTTAAGCGATCGCCTAAAAGATTACCAACCAAACGATAAAATTGAAGTCGCAGTTTTCCACCAAGACGAACTCCGTACTTATTCCATCATCCTCGCTTCACCACATCCCACTCGGTATCAGGTAAAGCCTGTTGAAAATCCTAACTCCACACAACAGCAAAACTTTGCTGGATGGCTTGGAGTTGCGATCGCAACTGTTTCGTAA
- a CDS encoding cellulase family glycosylhydrolase, protein MQIIDKNKPRAVRLHKQLLIFSLSLIVFLIIILTKTPASIQLDAVRADMQTALPFSTSGRTIVDAKGKVVLLRGVNWFGMETDTHAPHGLWQRDYKEMLAQIKNLGYNVIRLPYSVAGLRSLNVSGIDYTIGSNIELQGKTPLEVMDLVIQEAERQGLLILLDSHRLNDQQIPELWYGDGFTEADWIDTWTMLAIRYKNQTNVIGADLKNEPHGKASWGDNNISTDWRLAAERAGNAILGVNPNWLIVVEGVEKNVPGQKLPQHWYGGNLEGVKNYPVRLSRSNKLVYSPHEYGAGVYNQPYFYDSNFPNNLIDRWQIGFNYIASQNIAPILIGEFGGRQVDLNSKEGIWQNELVKYIQKNNLSFTYWSWNPNSSDTGGILLDDWQSVNLPKQQLLSQLLPLVQVQPSNPPVSPTPSVSPTPTPSVSPSTTSTAQLKVTTEINSNWETGFCVSFKITNQGNTKVNNWQLAFNRNQAKINNFWNADFKQQGAIQYVVAPLDWGKTIEPNQVRDTGFCANKLGSDYQPQQIAAVSI, encoded by the coding sequence ATGCAAATTATCGATAAAAATAAACCAAGAGCAGTGAGATTACACAAGCAATTACTAATATTTTCCCTAAGTCTAATAGTATTTCTAATAATTATCTTGACTAAGACACCAGCTAGTATTCAGCTAGATGCTGTTAGGGCTGACATGCAAACAGCGCTACCATTTTCAACGAGTGGTAGAACAATTGTTGATGCAAAAGGCAAAGTTGTACTACTCAGAGGTGTTAATTGGTTTGGTATGGAAACTGATACGCACGCCCCTCACGGTTTATGGCAACGAGATTATAAAGAAATGCTGGCTCAGATTAAAAACTTAGGATATAACGTCATCCGGTTACCTTATTCTGTGGCAGGATTGCGATCGCTTAATGTAAGTGGCATTGACTATACAATTGGTAGCAACATAGAACTTCAAGGTAAAACCCCCTTGGAGGTAATGGATTTAGTTATTCAGGAAGCAGAACGTCAAGGATTGCTAATCTTGCTCGACAGCCACCGTCTCAACGACCAGCAAATTCCAGAGTTGTGGTATGGGGACGGCTTTACCGAAGCAGACTGGATCGATACTTGGACAATGTTAGCAATCCGATACAAGAATCAAACTAACGTTATTGGCGCAGACTTAAAAAATGAACCCCACGGCAAAGCTAGCTGGGGTGATAACAATATAAGTACTGACTGGCGACTAGCAGCAGAACGTGCAGGCAATGCAATTCTGGGTGTGAATCCTAATTGGTTAATTGTCGTTGAAGGAGTGGAAAAGAATGTCCCCGGTCAAAAATTGCCGCAGCACTGGTATGGTGGAAATCTGGAAGGTGTAAAAAACTACCCAGTCCGTTTGTCTCGTTCTAATAAGCTAGTCTATTCTCCTCATGAGTACGGCGCTGGGGTGTACAATCAGCCCTACTTTTATGACTCTAACTTTCCTAACAATCTGATTGATCGCTGGCAGATAGGATTTAACTATATCGCTAGTCAGAATATTGCTCCGATCTTGATTGGGGAGTTTGGGGGACGGCAAGTAGACTTAAATTCTAAAGAAGGTATTTGGCAAAATGAGTTAGTGAAATACATTCAAAAAAATAACTTGAGCTTTACTTACTGGAGTTGGAATCCTAATAGTAGTGATACAGGCGGAATTTTATTAGATGATTGGCAAAGTGTTAATCTACCCAAGCAGCAATTACTATCCCAATTGCTTCCACTAGTACAAGTTCAACCGAGTAATCCTCCTGTTTCCCCAACCCCTTCTGTTTCTCCAACTCCAACTCCTTCTGTTTCCCCATCTACTACTAGTACTGCTCAACTAAAAGTCACTACTGAGATCAATTCCAACTGGGAAACTGGATTTTGTGTCAGTTTCAAAATTACAAATCAGGGTAATACCAAGGTTAATAACTGGCAACTGGCATTTAACAGGAATCAAGCTAAGATTAATAACTTTTGGAACGCAGATTTTAAACAGCAAGGAGCTATACAGTATGTAGTAGCTCCTTTGGACTGGGGAAAAACGATTGAACCAAATCAAGTACGAGATACTGGGTTTTGTGCCAACAAACTTGGTTCTGACTATCAGCCGCAGCAAATAGCTGCCGTCTCGATTTGA
- a CDS encoding porin: protein MSEKSSAQVNPSQLKTIDYQLGLAEPPPVPKLSVDKSQSQLGSQTLPSPRVTTGVAVAPIANPVLKVVEPKPVNDLQEMESVFIQQQVTGKAPAAAHSSVAPRVAAGGDTSNLNLGLQGQMNGSEPPLANSSATPESTAPAAPTFNQLFSSQTAPLSPVPNSAATQEFTAPGVAPTFNQLLSSQTAPLPPLPNLPVTPESTAPGVTPTFNQQLPNPQTTPSFLNTTPTPSTAVPVTPSITTQQRRQLTSSSLREPSLQFQGVYINQGGDTSARARVTGVYPLSPQALIGATLDLTSQGSNRNFDDSRNDGLNINELYLATSLAGVPNLRFVIGQIDLTSYFDRNSFAKDGASQFFNPVFQTNPALAATGISSRTGLLTDWSITDNIEAKAAVFSSADKIGDFSLDGFAGEVGVRYGNAIIRGTYASDRDAGVNDSFLESYSIARGNNQFGTDKNDREEAYGLNAEVFIPNLKLGLFGRYGHYENRTLGEGANTYVLGASFVDLFTPDDRVGIAYGRALSNEQLRRGNNPDVLEMFYDFKFLDNLRLGFSVQARDDFSETVFGIRVKSEFGITPRGRITQ, encoded by the coding sequence GTGAGCGAAAAATCTTCAGCTCAAGTCAACCCATCTCAGCTAAAAACTATCGATTACCAATTGGGTTTAGCAGAACCCCCACCAGTGCCTAAATTATCTGTTGATAAAAGTCAATCTCAGTTAGGGTCGCAAACATTGCCTTCTCCACGCGTAACGACTGGTGTAGCAGTTGCACCGATCGCTAATCCAGTGTTGAAAGTTGTAGAACCCAAACCAGTCAACGATCTCCAAGAAATGGAGAGTGTCTTCATCCAGCAGCAGGTAACTGGAAAAGCCCCAGCAGCAGCACATAGTTCTGTTGCACCACGAGTGGCAGCAGGTGGGGACACTTCTAACCTGAATTTAGGATTGCAGGGACAGATGAACGGTTCGGAGCCACCACTCGCCAACTCGTCTGCAACGCCAGAATCAACTGCACCAGCAGCACCAACTTTTAATCAACTATTCAGTTCTCAAACAGCCCCCCTATCACCAGTTCCCAACTCGGCTGCAACGCAAGAATTCACTGCACCAGGAGTAGCACCAACTTTTAATCAATTACTCAGTTCTCAAACAGCCCCTCTGCCACCACTTCCTAACTTACCTGTAACCCCAGAATCAACTGCACCAGGAGTAACACCAACTTTTAATCAACAATTACCCAATCCACAGACAACACCATCATTTCTTAATACAACTCCCACTCCAAGCACAGCAGTGCCAGTTACCCCATCGATAACTACTCAACAACGCCGCCAGCTCACCAGCAGTAGTTTAAGGGAACCCTCTTTACAATTCCAAGGAGTTTATATTAACCAAGGTGGCGACACCTCAGCACGGGCGAGAGTCACCGGAGTCTACCCATTGTCTCCTCAAGCTTTGATTGGAGCAACCCTGGACTTAACAAGCCAAGGCAGTAACCGCAACTTCGATGACTCCCGAAACGATGGTTTGAACATCAACGAGCTTTATTTGGCGACTTCACTAGCAGGAGTACCTAATCTGCGGTTTGTGATCGGTCAAATAGATTTAACGTCTTATTTTGATCGCAACAGCTTTGCTAAAGATGGAGCTAGTCAATTTTTTAATCCGGTGTTTCAAACTAACCCAGCACTGGCGGCAACAGGAATTAGTTCCCGCACTGGTTTATTAACCGATTGGAGTATCACCGACAATATTGAAGCCAAAGCGGCAGTCTTTTCATCAGCAGATAAAATCGGTGACTTTTCTTTAGATGGATTTGCTGGCGAAGTCGGCGTCCGTTACGGCAATGCAATTATTCGTGGTACTTATGCTAGCGATCGCGACGCTGGTGTTAATGATAGCTTCCTTGAAAGCTATAGCATTGCCAGAGGTAACAATCAATTTGGCACTGATAAAAACGATCGCGAAGAAGCATACGGTCTTAACGCCGAAGTCTTTATTCCCAACCTGAAATTAGGTTTGTTTGGGCGCTACGGTCACTATGAAAACCGCACTTTAGGAGAGGGTGCAAATACTTACGTCTTGGGAGCTAGTTTTGTGGATCTGTTTACCCCAGATGACCGGGTAGGAATAGCTTATGGACGCGCTCTCTCTAACGAACAGCTACGTCGTGGAAATAATCCCGATGTATTAGAAATGTTCTATGATTTTAAATTTCTTGACAATCTACGGCTAGGCTTCTCGGTTCAAGCGCGTGATGATTTCTCAGAAACAGTCTTCGGTATCAGAGTGAAATCAGAATTTGGTATCACTCCCAGAGGGAGAATTACTCAATGA